One segment of Anopheles stephensi strain Indian chromosome 3, UCI_ANSTEP_V1.0, whole genome shotgun sequence DNA contains the following:
- the LOC118512044 gene encoding kinesin-like protein KIF13A isoform X2 has protein sequence MSDKIKVAVRVRPFNRRELELATENVIEMDGTQTILKYPASLDKMERKPPKIFAFDHCFYSTDANANNFASQELVFNNIGRDILENAFQGYNACIFAYGQTGSGKSYTMMGGQDSKGIIPRLCDELFASIAAKQTEELSYKVEVSYMEIYNEKVHDLLDPKTAKQSLKVREHNVLGPYVDGLSQLAVTSFLDIDNLMAEGNKSRTVAATNMNSESSRSHAVFTVVLTQTLIDTLSGVTGEKVSRVSLVDLAGSERAVKTGAVGDRLKEGSNINKSLTTLGLVISKLADSTGGGGGGGKNKDKFVPYRDSVLTWLLKDNLGGNSKTVMLATLSPAADNYEETLSTLRYADRAKRIVNHAVVNEDPNARIIRELRKEVETLREMLKHATGSNFGDMKRVDIHDKLAESENLMKQISQTWEEKLEKTEQIQSERQQALEKMGISVQDSGIKVEKNKYYLVNLNADPSLNELLVYYLKEETLIGGRSSSGSKQPDIQLLGLGIQPEHCLITIEDGELYMEPIENARCCVNGSVMSGKTALHHGDRILWGNHHFFRVNCPKSATNSTALGASEPQTPAQHLDYYYAQEELMQNELSNNPIQAAISRLEKQHEEDKQVALEKQRQEYEKQFQQLRNILSPTTPYAPYAPYDPFRLGKLPPNTPTGQLRVEKWAQERDEMFKRSLGQLKTDIVRANALVQEANVLAEEMDKQTKFSVTLQIPPANLSPNRKRGAFVSEPAILVRRMNSGSQIWSMEKLENKLIDMRDMYQDYKERHLAAMEEAKAKSDPFYESQENHNLIGVANIFLEVLFHDVKLEYHTPIISQQGEVAGRLQVEISRVAGTFPQDRMCESASESSGDSHEDDEDSPDTPSPPPPTNSNQISCRISIKQASGLPLYLSNFVFCQYSFWNHEVAVVPATNQEVAGHNQNITFKFDHEADYIVTMNEEFMEHCTDGALSIEVWGHRSVGFSRMKDWEVEQQQAKARSLADRWAELSRKIELWVEIHELNDNGDWAPVEVQCARDMLTGGVYQLRQGFQRRVMVRVKPVQNSGTLPIICQSIINVSMGCVTVRSKLQKPMDSYQEEDLTVLRDKWSEALGRRRQYLDQQIQRLINKDDKTEQEKEREQSLVNQWVSLTEERNAVLVPAPGSGIPGAPASWDPPLGMEPHVPVLFLDLNADDLSTQGLSNDEVPLAGLNSILPKEHGNKFYNLQIIQHLDKDICAICSWDSSIHDCSALNRITEANERVYLILKTTVRLSHPAPMDLVLRKRLALNIYKRQSFTDRLKKLRIGRAESLSLQSGVTYEVVSNIPKASEELEDRESLAQIAATGDDCSASDGETYIEKYTKGVSAVESILTLDRLRQSVAVKELEQVRGPALSMRKTASVPNFSQMRFFDASFESLLSIGRSESYADLKMGLNNAQSTRETANSRQKMKNNGEESSGSGYGAARPTFLNLNINLNSLRLQPTKPSPAASKLAQRMTTLHEEPLIKQICYEEEGEDRFSEPEYAEYNDFYEQPMGKKPSLSKMKSSYTVESFIDIDKRSQSTAAEGMNAAGGKFAGKTKVESASMGGISSAPVSGGSAGGANGTKYPTMTPSMSSSTSSGYGSQAVSCSNLTNDDTYSLRSLSVGETPDTMSPSNRMQDQIMSASTNAKSEEEAAVTSPTTSHSASEATLMAASMDSYSSSSPTARAPSDAPKRVNPFMKDANIEAFDESRSVESAEATVTQQQQQQQNEEDEGLGGEQTQSADSTNVSESTQMVDESEESDQSSANTKHSSDVMESSFSSTPGKQEIIPDWVVVGESVQIRPYNTSGVIAFIGATHFQGGTWIGVELDTPTGKNDGTVQGIQYFDCRPKHGIFVRVDKLILDKRGRAMRELKKAEKMKAELAGGKGGQRPLTGGAGLATNGPRK, from the exons ATGTCGGACAAAATCAAAGTAGCCGTGCGGGTTCGCCCGTTTAACCGGCGAG agCTCGAACTGGCAACAGAAAACGTAATAGAAATGGATGGAACACAGACTATTTTGAAATATCCTGCCAGCCTAGACAAGATGGAAAG GAAACCACCCAAAATCTTCGCCTTCGATCACTGCTTCTACTCGACCGATGCCAACGCGAACAACTTTGCGTCACAGGAGCTGGTCTTCAACAACATCGGTCGGGACATTCTGGAGAATGCGTTCCAGGGCTACAATGCGTGCATCTTCGCGTACGGTCAGACTGGCTCGGGCAAATCGTACACAATGATGGGCGGCCAGGACAGCAAAGGCATCATACCGAGGCTGTGCGATGAGCTGTTTGCATCGATCGCAGCCAAACAGACGGAGGAGCTAAGCTACAAGGTGGAAGTGTCCTACATGGAGATCTACAACGAGAAGGTGCACGATCTGCTCGATCCAAAGACCGCCAAACAGTCTTTGAAGGTGCGCGAGCATAACGTGCTCGGGCCGTATGTGGATGGATTATCGCAGCTGGCTGTCACCTCCTTTCTG GACATCGATAACCTGATGGCAGAAGGTAACAAGTCGCGTACGGTCGCGGCAACGAACATGAACTCGGAATCGTCCCGCTCGCACGCCGTCTTCACAGTCGTGCTGACGCAGACACTAATCGACACACTGTCCGGGGTCACGGGTGAAAAGGTGTCGCGCGTGTCGCTGGTGGATTTGGCCGGTAGTGAGCGCGCGGTAAAAACTGGAGCCGTCGGAGACCGGCTGAAGGAGGGCTCAAATATCAACAAAAGTCTTACCACGCTCGGTTTGGTGATATCGAAGCTAGCGGACAGTACCGGCGGGGGTGGTGGGGGCGGTAAGAACAAAGATAAATTCGTGCCGTACCGTGACTCGGTACTGACGTGGCTGCTAAAGGACAATCTCGGCGGTAACTCGAAGACGGTAATGTTGGCAACATTGTCACCGGCGGCCGATAATTACGAAGAGACACTGTCTACGCTTCGGTATGCAGATCGGGCAAAGCGAATCGTCAACCACGCCGTGGTTAATGAGGATCCAAACGCACGCATCATTCGTGAGCTGCGCAAGGAGGTGGAAACGCTGCGGGAGATGTTGAAGCACGCGACTGGCAGCAACTTTGGCGACATGAAGCGCGTCGACATTCACGATAAGCTGGCGGAAAGTGAAAACCTGATGAAGCAGATTTCGCAAACGTGGGAAGAGAAGCTGGAGAAGACGGAACAGATCCAAAGCGAGCGACAGCAGGCGCTCGAAAAGATGGGCATCAGTGTGCAGGACAGTGGCATCAAGGTGGAGAAGAACAAATACTATCTGGTCAATCTGAATGCCGATCCGTCACTGAACGAGTTGCTGGTGTACTACCTGAAGGAGGAAACGCTGATCGGTGGCCGCAGCAGTAGCGGCAGTAAACAGCCCGACATTCAGCTGCTTGGTCTCGGCATCCAGCCCGAGCACTGTCTCATCACGATCGAGGACGGCGAGCTGTACATGGAACCGATCGAGAATGCCCGTTGTTGTGTGAATGGTTCTGTTATGAGTGGCAAGACGGCACTGCACCACGGCGACCGTATTCTCTGGGGCAATCATCACTTTTTCCGCGTAAACTGCCCAAAATCTGCAACGAATAGTACGGCGCTCGGCGCGTCGGAACCGCAGACGCCAGCGCAACATCTCGACTATTACTACGCGCAGGAAGAGTTGATGCAGAACGAGCTGAGCAACAATCCCATTCAGGCGGCCATCTCGCGGCTAGAGAAGCAGCACGAGGAAGACAAGCAGGTAGCACTCGAGAAGCAACGGCAGGAGTACGAGAAGCAGTTCCAGCAACTGCGGAACATCCTCTCGCCTACAACACCGTACGCTCCCTACGCACCGTACGATCCGTTCCGACTGGGAAAGCTGCCACCAAACACACCGACGGGCCAGCTGCGCGTAGAGAAGTGGGCCCAGGAAAGGGACGAGATGTTTAAGCGTTCTCTCGGCCAGCTTAAGACCGACATCGTACGGGCCAATGCGCTCGTACAGGAAGCCAATGTGCTGGCGGAAGAGATggacaaacaaaccaaattcAGCGTCACTCTGCAGATACCGCCGGCCAATCTCAGTCCGAACCGGAAGCGAGGCGCTTTCGTAAGCGAACCGGCCATTTTGGTGCGGCGCATGAACTCTGGCAGTCAGATCTGGAGTATGGAAAAGCTGGAGAACAAGCTGATCGATATGCGTGACATGTACCAGGACTACAAGGAGCGCCATCTGGCTGCGATGGAGGAGGCCAAAGCAAAATCGGATCCGTTTTACGAATCGCAGGAAAACCACAACCTAATCGGAGTGGCAAACATCTTCCTGGAGGTGTTGTTCCACGACGTGAAGCTGGAGTACCACACACCGATCATTAGTCAGCAGGGTGAGGTGGCCGGACGGTTGCAGGTGGAAATTAGCCGAGTGGCTGGAACCTTCCCGCAGGATCGTATGTGTGAGTCGGCGTCGGAGAGCTCGGGCGATAGCCACGAAGACGACGAGGACTCGCCCGATACGCcgtcaccgccgccaccgaCAAACAGCAATCAGATCAGCTGTAGAATCAGCATCAAGCAAGCATCGGGACTGCCGCTCTATCTGTCCAACTTTGTGTTCTGTCAGTATTCGTTCTGGAACCACGAGGTGGCGGTAGTGCCGGCCACCAACCAAGAAGTCGCCGGTCACAACCAAAACATAACGTTCAAGTTCGATCACGAGGCGGACTACATAGTGACGATGAACGAAGAGTTTATGGAACACTGCACGGATGGTGCCCTCTCGATAGAGGTTTGGGGCCATCGGTCTGTTGGATTCTCCCGCATGAAGGACTGGGAGGTTGAGCAACAGCAGGCCAAGGCACGTTCGTTGGCCGACCGTTGGGCTGAGCTGTCGCGCAAGATCGAGCTGTGGGTTGAGATCCACGAGCTGAACGACAATGGTGATTGGGCTCCAGTTGAGGTTCAGTGCGCTCGTGACATGCTGACGGGTGGAGTGTACCAGCTACGCCAAGGATTCCAACGACGCGTCATGGTGCGTGTGAAGCCGGTGCAAAACTCTGGCACGCTGCCCATCATCTGCCAGTCGATCATCAACGTGTCGATGGGTTGTGTGACCGTCCGCTCAAAGCTGCAGAAGCCGATGGACTCCTATCAGGAGGAAGATCTTACCGTGTTGCGGGACAAGTGGAGTGAAGCGCTTGGGCGCCGACGTCAGTACCTGGACCAGCAGATACAGCGACTGATTAACAAGGACGATAAAACGGAACAGGAGAAGGAGCGTGAGCAGAGTTTGGTGAATCAGTGGGTTTCACTGACGGAGGAGCGAAATGCGGTGTTGGTGCCGGCGCCTGGGTCGGGCATTCCGGGAGCACCAGCGTCCTGGGATCCACCGCTCGGCATGGAGCCGCATGTACCGGTCCTATTTCTCGATCTCAACGCGGACGATTTGTCGACCCAGGGCCTTTCGAACGACGAGGTCCCGCTGGCCGGTTTGAACTCGATCCTGCCCAAAGAGCATGGCAACAAGTTCTACAATTTGCAGATCATCCAACATCTGGACAAGGACATTTGCGCAATCTGCAGTTGGGACTCGTCGATTCATGACTGTTCGGCACTGAACCGTATCACGGAGGCGAACGAGCGCGTTTACCTGATTCTGAAGACGACCGTGCGGCTTTCGCATCCGGCTCCGATGGATTTGGTGCTGCGCAAGCGACTAGCACTGAACATTTACAAGCGTCAAAGCTTTACCGATCGGCTGAAAAAGCTGCGCATCGGTCGCGCGGAGTCACTGTCGTTGCAGTCCGGCGTAACGTACGAGGTGGTGTCCAACATTCCAAAGGCCTCCGAGGAGTTGGAGGATCGTGAGTCGTTGGCACAGATTGCCGCCACCGGCGATGACTGTTCGGCGAGCGATGGCGAAACATACATCG aAAAATATACCAAAGGAGTGTCGGCTGTGGAGAGCATATTGACGCTGGATCGATTAAGGCAGAGTGTGGCCGTAAAGGAGCTGGAACAGGTGCGCGGACCGGCACTTTCCATGCGCAAGACGGCCAGTGTGCCAAACTTCTCGCAG ATGAGATTCTTCGATGCCTCGTTCGAATCGCTGCTGAGCATTGGACGTTCAGAGTCGTATGCTGATCTGAAGATGGGTCTCAACAATG CGCAAAGTACGCGTGAGACGGCCAACAGTAGGCAAAAGATGAAGAACAACGGCGAAGAATCGTCCGGCTCGGGTTACGGTGCAG CTCGTCCCACATTCCTCAATCTCAATATCAATCTGAATTCCTTGCGACTTCAGCCAACTAAAC CGTCACCTGCGGCAAGCAAGTTGGCTCAGCGGATGACGACACTGCACGAGGAACCGTTGATCAAGCAGATCTGCTACGAGGAGGAAGGCGAAGACCGTTTCAGTGAGCCGGAGTATGCTGAGTATAACGATTTCTACGAGCAGCCAATGGGCAAGAAACCGTCACTGTCGAAGATGAAATCATCGTACACGGTCGAATCGTTCATTGACATCGATAAGCGTAGCCAGTCGACGGCTGCCGAAGGGATGAATGCTGCGGGTGGAAAGTTTGCCGGCAAGACGAAGGTGGAATCGGCGTCCATGGGTGGAATTTCATCGGCGCCGGTGTCGGGCGGTAGTGCCGGTGGCGCTAATGGGACGAAATATCCAACCATGACACCCAGCATGAGCTCGTCCACCTCGAGCGGTTACGGATCGCAGGCCGTGTCGTGCAGCAACCTCACCAACGATGACACATACTCCCTCCGGTCACTAAGCGTCGGAGAAACGCCAG ATACTATGTCGCCGTCCAACAGAATGCAGGATCAAATCATGTCCGCTAGCACCAATGCCAAATCGGAGGAGGAAGCTGCTGTAACTTCTCCGACGACCTCACACTCCGCTTCGGAAGCCACGCTAATGGCGGCAAGCATGGacagctacagcagcagcagtccaaCGGCACGAGCTCCGAGCGACGCACCGAAGCGCGTCAATCCGTTCATGAAGGATGCCAACATTGAAGCGTTTGACGAGAGCAGATCAGTCGAGTCTGCCGAGGCAACAGtgacgcagcagcagcagcagcaacaaaacgaAGAGGACGAAGGATTGGGCGGAGAGCAAACGCAGTCAGCCGATTCGACGAATGTGAGCGAATCGACGCAAATGGTTGACGAGAGTGAAGAAAGTGACCAGAGCTCAGCAAACACCAAACACTCCTCAGACG TGATGGAAAGCAGCTTCTCCTCGACACCAGGCAAGCAGGAAATCATCCCCgactgggtggtggttggcgaATCCGTGCAAATCAGGCCCTACAATACGAGCGGTGTGATAGCTTTCATTGGTGCCACTCACTTCCAA GGAGGAACTTGGATCGGAGTGGAGCTCGATACGCCAACCGGCAAAAACGACGGAACCGTGCAAGGCATCCAATACTTTGACTGCCGTCCAAAGCATGGTATCTTTGTGCGCGTGGACAAGCTGATTCTCGACAAGCGCGGCCGAGCAATGCGCGAGCTAAAAAAGGCGGAAAAGATGAAAG CGGAACTGGCCGGCGGCAAAGGCGGACAGCGGCCGTTAACGGGTGGTGCTGGATTGGCAACGAATGGGCCACGCAAATGA